A genomic window from Salvia splendens isolate huo1 chromosome 11, SspV2, whole genome shotgun sequence includes:
- the LOC121753619 gene encoding D-3-phosphoglycerate dehydrogenase 3, chloroplastic-like, which yields MATSASSTTLKLSSPSTAASRLLHRPLHAAFGLSSLSLRHQPRRFVVLSMDAKPTILVSEKLGEAGLSLLKEFANVDCSYNLSPEELCTKISLCDALIVRSGTKVNRDVFESSAGRLKVVGRAGVGIDNVDLAAATEHGCLVVNAPTANTVAAAEHGIALLTAMARNVAQADASVKAGKWERNKYVGVSLVGKTLAVMGFGKVGSEVARRAKGLGMHVVAHDPYAPADRARAIGVELVSFDEAISMADFISLHMPLTAATSKILNDENFAKMKKGVRIINVARGGVIDEEALVRAIDAGIVAQAALDVFTVEPPPKDSKLVQHENVIATPHLGASTMEAQEGVAIEIAEAVVGALKGELAATAVNAPMVPTQVLTELKPYVALAEKLGRLAVQLVAGGSGVKTVKVTYASARAPDDLDTRLLRAMIIKGLIEPISSVFVNLVNADFTAKQRGLRITEERIILDGSPESPLESVQVQIANVDSKFASAISDAGEVTVEGRVKDGIPHLTKVGSFEVDVSLEGSLILCRQVDQPGMIGKVGSILGQENVNVSFMTVGRIAPRKQAVMAIGVDEEPSKQSLKRIGEISAVEEFVYLRL from the exons ATGGCGACGTCAGCTTCGTCCACAACCCTCAAGCTCTCGTCGCCATCCACCGCCGCCTCACGGCTGCTCCACCGCCCCCTCCACGCCGCCTTCGGCCTCAGCAGCCTCTCCCTCCGCCACCAGCCCCGCCGCTTCGTCGTCCTCTCCATGGACGCGAAGCCGACGATCCTCGTCTCGGAGAAGCTCGGCGAAGCCGGGCTGAGCCTCCTGAAGGAGTTCGCCAACGTCGATTGCTCCTACAACCTCAGCCCCGAGGAGCTCTGCACCAAGATCTCGCTCTGCGACGCGCTGATTGTCAGGAGCGGGACCAAGGTCAACCGAGACGTCTTCGAGTCCTCCGCCGGGAGGCTCAAGGTCGTCGGCAGGGCCGGCGTCGGGATCGATAACGTGGATCTGGCGGCGGCGACCGAGCACGGATGCCTCGTGGTGAATGCGCCGACTGCTAACACCGTCGCCGCCGCGGAGCACGGCATTGCGCTGCTTACCGCCATGGCTAGGAATGTTGCTCAAGCCGACGCGTCTGTGAAAGCTG GTAAATGGGAGAGGAACAAATAcgttggtgtgtctcttgttGGCAAGACGCTGGCAGTGATGGGTTTCGGTAAGGTTGGATCAGAAGTTGCTAGGCGTGCAAAGGGGCTCGGTATGCATGTCGTCGCGCACGACCCCTATGCTCCAGCTGACCGTGCTCGGGCAATAGGTGTAGAGCTTGTGAGCTTTGACGAGGCTATTTCAATGGCTGATTTCATATCACTTCACATGCCACTCACCGCTGCTACATCAAAAATTCTCAATGATGAAAATTTTGCGAAGATGAAAAAGGGTGTTAGAATCATCAATGTTGCTCGTGGAGGTGTGATTGATGAAGAAGCATTGGTGAGGGCCATTGATGCTGGCATTGTAGCACAG GCAGCACTGGATGTCTTCACAGTCGAGCCACCGCCCAAGGATAGCAAGTTGGTACAGCATGAGAATGTGATTGCTACACCACATCTTGGTGCCAGCACGATGGAAGCTCAG GAAGGAGTTGCCATTGAAATAGCTGAAGCTGTGGTAGGGGCGTTGAAGGGGGAACTTGCGGCAACTGCTGTCAATGCACCAATGGTTCCTACTCAG GTTCTCACTGAGCTGAAGCCCTATGTTGCCCTTGCTGAAAAGCTCGGCAGACTTGCTGTCCAACTGGTTGCAGGCGGGAGTGGCGTGAAAACTGTGAAAGTTACATATGCATCCGCTAGGGCTCCAGATGATCTAGACACACGGCTGCTCCGCGCCATGATCATCAAGGGTCTGATAGAGCCCATCTCAAGTGTCTTCGTGAATTTGGTGAATGCTGATTTCACGGCCAAACAGAGGGGGCTCCGCATAACTGAGGAGCGTATCATCCTGGACGGTTCACCTGAAAGCCCACTCGAGTCGGTCCAAGTCCAGATTGCAAACGTTGATTCGAAATTTGCCAGTGCCATATCCGATGCTGGTGAGGTCACAGTGGAAGGTCGAGTCAAGGATGGAATTCCACATCTGACAAAGGTGGGGTCTTTCGAAGTGGATGTGAGCTTGGAAGGCAGTCTGATTCTGTGCAGGCAAGTTGATCAGCCAGGGATGATTGGGAAAGTGGGTAGCATTCTGGGACAGGAAAATGTGAACGTAAGCTTCATGACCGTCGGAAGGATAGCCCCTAGGAAGCAAGCTGTGATGGCCATCGGAGTAGACGAAGAGCCGAGCAAGCAGTCATTGAAGAGGATTGGTGAAATCTCAGCCGTTGAGGAGTTTGTCTACCTTAGGCTCTAA
- the LOC121753620 gene encoding sodium/proton antiporter 1-like encodes MSSVVPHHVKIQLCCTSSHKYPPPPLLRQSSFCRGVSSRLFLRRNELLLARAEDKAREESSSTSSTSLQLQDSNPPGTCDPLCSIDDTSSEEFEASYQPKTDLVKALAVLAAAGTGALAINHSWVAANQDLAMVLLFGIGYTGIIFEESLAFNKSGVGLLMAVSLWVVRSIGAPSTEIAVSQLSQASADVSEIVFFLLGAMTIVEIVDAHQGFKLVTDNIRTRKPRTLLWVVGFVTFFLSAVLDNLTSTIVMVSLLRKLVPPSEYRKLLGGVVVIAANAGGAWTPIGDVTTTMLWIHGQISTLQTMKGLVIPSLVSLTVPLALLSLTSEVNGKGQNTADVLASEQMAPRGKLVFSVGIGALLFVPVFKALTGLPPYMGMLFGLGVLWILTDAIHYGESERQRLKVPQALSRIDTQGALFFLGILLSVSSLEAAGILRELANYLDSHIPNVELIASSIGIVSAIIDNVPLVAATMGMYDLSSFPQDSEFWQLVAYCAGTGGSMLVIGSAAGVAYMGMEKVDFFWYLRKISGFAFAGYAAGIAAYLAVHNLDISLPTTLAQVPFLSGS; translated from the exons ATGTCGAGTGTTGTTCCTCATCATGTTAAAATACAGCTCTGCTGTACTTCATCTCATAAATACCCCCCGCCGCCTCTTCTGCGTCAGTCTTCGTTTTGTAGAGGAGTGAGCTCAAGGTTGTTTTTGCGCAGGAATGAACTTCTTCTAGCGCGGGCCGAAGACAAGGCCCGAGAAGAATCCTCTTCTACTTCGTCGACTAGCCTCCAGCTTCAG GACTCAAATCCACCTGGAACATGTGACCCTTTATGTTCTATTGATGATACAAGTTCTGAAGAATTTGAAGCCAGTTACCAACCAAAGACAGATTTGGTGAAAGCACTTGCAGTTCTGGCAGCTGCTGGAACAGGAGCTCTGGCCATAAATCATTCGTGGGTTGCAGCGAACCAG GATCTTGCAATGGTGTTGCTGTTTGGAATCGGGTATACTGGAATAATATTTGAGGAATCTCTTGCATTCAACAAAAGTGGAGTTGGACTTTTGATGGCTGTTAGCTTGTGGGTTGTAAGGAGTATAGGG GCCCCATCAACTGAGATAGCTGTTTCACAGTTGTCTCAAGCATCTGCTGATGTCAGTGAAATAGTGTTTTTCTTGCTTGGTGCAATGACCATTGTGGAGATAGTTGATGCTCATCAAGGGTTCAAGCTGGTCACAGATAACATCAGAACTCGCAAGCCAAGAACTCTACTTTGGGTG GTGGGTTTTGTTACATTTTTCCTCAGCGCAGTCCTCGACAACTTGACATCCACTATTGTCATGGTTTCATTGTTAAGAAAGTTGGTGCCACCTTCAGAATATCGGAA GCTTCTGGGTGGGGTAGTTGTTATAGCAGCAAATGCTGGTGGAGCATGGACACCAATTGGTGATGTTACCACCACCATGCTCTGGATACACGGTCAAATATCCACATTGCAGACAATGAAG GGCTTAGTAATTCCATCGCTGGTTTCACTGACTGTCCCTCTGGCTCTTTTGTCCCTCACTAG TGAAGTTAATGGGAAAGGACAGAACACCGCGGATGTTTTGGCATCAGAACAGATGGCTCCTCGAGGCAAACTTGTTTTCTCCGTTGGAATTGGTGCTCTGTTATTTGTCCCAGTTTTCAAAGCACTCACCGGCCTGCCTCCTTACATGGGTATGCTGTTTGGATTGGGAGTTCTTTGGATCCTCACCGACGCTATTCACTATGGTGAATCTGAGAGACAGCGCTTGAAAGTACCACAAGCTTTATCAAGAATCGACACTCAAGGAGCTCTTTTCTTCCTTGGTATCCTCCTATCAGTTAGCAG CCTTGAGGCAGCAGGTATTCTGCGAGAGTTAGCAAACTACCTCGACTCCCACATACCAAATGTTGAACTGATTGCTAGTTCAATTGGAATCGTATCTGCGATCATTGACAATGTCCCACTGGTCGCTGCAACAATGGGAATGTACGATCTCTCCTCGTTTCCACAAGATTCAGAGTTTTGGCAGCTAGTAGCATATTGCGCTGGAACAGGTGGATCCATGTTGGTTATCGGCTCCGCTGCTGGTGTTGCATACATGGGGATGGAGAAAGTCGACTTCTTTTGGTACCTCCGGAAG ATAAGTGGCTTCGCTTTTGCTGGTTATGCTGCCGGTATTGCTGCATATTTGGCAGTCCATAATCTTGACATTTCGCTTCCGACAACTCTAGCTCAGGTTCCTTTCCTTTCCGGTTCATAG
- the LOC121753621 gene encoding uncharacterized protein LOC121753621 → MCIRELIRVASAAALVVVAMILCSAIPGAGATMFPEVEITLANDGENPVWFMCQMTEKGDSLYELPPNSTYRFNFTHVAFPMRWCYMYIHPGSQGFFWVYTVRSRCTKCFWSIDKHPSLYRNDIGRWERQKLFMPPSFNISNFLLNDTQSAR, encoded by the exons ATGTGCATCAGAGAGTTAATCAG GGTGGCCTCGGCTGCAGCATTGGTTGTGGTGGCGATGATCCTCTGCTCGGCGATCCCGGGGGCAGGGGCAACCATGTTCCCGGAGGTGGAAATAACGCTGGCTAACGATGGGGAGAACCCGGTGTGGTTCATGTGCCAGATGACTGAGAAGGGGGACTCCCTGTACGAGCTGCCCCCAAACAGCACGTACAGGTTCAACTTCACGCACGTGGCCTTCCCGATGCGGTGGTGCTACATGTACATCCACCCGGGCAGCCAGGGCTTCTTCTGGGTGTACACGGTGCGATCCAGATGCACCAAGTGCTTCTGGAGCATCGACAAGCACCCTTCTCTCTACCGCAACGACATCGGCCGGTGGGAGAGGCAGAAGCTCTTCATGCCGCCTTCTTTCAATATCTCCAATTTCTTGCTTAATGATACTCAATCTGCCAGATAA